One window from the genome of Alkalihalobacillus sp. LMS6 encodes:
- a CDS encoding cysteine desulfurase family protein, with product MNEHYFDHAATSSVHPHVLDAMIPYFTEVYGNPSSTHRYGRRAKAALRSARERLAMQFHASADEFIFTSGGTEANNLALMGYARANRFKGTHLITSKIEHHAVLHTVKQLEAEGFSVTYLDVDQAGKVSTEAVRSALTDETILVSIMYGNNEVGTLQPIKEIGALLQNHQAAFHTDAVQAAGLETIDCANLGVDLFSLASHKVNGPKGVGCLFVSKNVTIAPLTYGGEQERKRRAGTENVAGIVGFAKAMELANEQRSENRKKYKYFRDTFIEIMDVHGVEYVINGSDDGLPHILNVSFKGVKTETLLMKLDLIGIVASGGSACTAGTLVPSHVIEAMYGVESPRVSEAIRFSFGFTNVESETTEAFKEIARIVLAEQKREQFIE from the coding sequence ATGAACGAACATTATTTTGACCATGCAGCGACATCATCAGTTCATCCCCACGTGCTTGATGCGATGATTCCTTATTTTACAGAAGTGTATGGAAACCCTTCTAGCACTCATCGGTATGGACGTAGGGCAAAAGCCGCGCTTAGAAGTGCTAGAGAGCGCTTAGCTATGCAATTTCATGCGTCTGCAGATGAATTTATTTTTACGAGTGGAGGCACAGAAGCAAATAACCTCGCACTAATGGGCTATGCTCGCGCAAATCGTTTTAAGGGCACGCATCTTATTACTTCGAAAATAGAGCACCATGCCGTTTTGCATACCGTTAAACAATTAGAAGCAGAAGGGTTTTCTGTTACCTATCTTGATGTAGACCAAGCCGGTAAAGTTTCGACGGAAGCGGTACGATCAGCGTTAACGGATGAAACGATCTTGGTTTCCATTATGTATGGAAATAATGAGGTAGGCACGTTGCAACCAATTAAAGAAATTGGAGCTCTTCTGCAAAACCATCAAGCTGCTTTTCACACGGACGCCGTCCAAGCTGCAGGGTTAGAAACCATTGATTGCGCGAACCTAGGTGTGGACCTGTTTTCGTTAGCTAGCCATAAAGTAAATGGACCAAAAGGAGTAGGTTGTTTATTTGTATCTAAAAATGTGACGATTGCTCCTTTAACCTATGGAGGAGAACAAGAAAGAAAACGCCGTGCTGGTACGGAGAATGTCGCAGGAATTGTCGGGTTTGCCAAAGCAATGGAACTGGCAAATGAGCAGCGGTCGGAAAATCGGAAGAAATACAAATATTTCCGAGACACTTTTATAGAAATCATGGATGTGCATGGTGTAGAGTATGTTATAAATGGATCAGATGACGGTCTACCACATATTCTTAACGTTAGTTTTAAAGGTGTAAAGACAGAGACGCTTTTAATGAAACTGGACTTAATTGGAATTGTGGCCTCAGGTGGATCAGCTTGCACAGCTGGAACCCTCGTCCCATCACATGTTATTGAAGCCATGTATGGTGTTGAGAGTCCGAGAGTGTCAGAGGCCATTCGATTTAGCTTTGGTTTCACCAACGTAGAATCAGAGACTACTGAAGCTTTTAAAGAAATCGCTCGGATTGTTCTAGCAGAGCAAAAACGTGAGCAATTTATTGAATAG
- a CDS encoding cysteine metabolism transcriptional regulator CymR, translating to MKISTKGRYGLTIMMALAKKEGEGPTSLKSIAQEYNLSEHYLEQLIAPLRNATLVKSVRGAYGGYKLAKQPEEITAGDIIRVLEGPISPVEVLDDEEPAKRDLWIKIRDAVKGVLDTTTLADLANFKEEGEQDYYMFYI from the coding sequence ATGAAAATATCGACAAAAGGGCGTTATGGACTAACAATTATGATGGCACTCGCAAAAAAAGAAGGCGAAGGTCCGACTTCGTTAAAGTCCATTGCGCAGGAATATAATCTTTCTGAACATTATTTAGAGCAACTCATTGCGCCACTTCGGAATGCGACGCTTGTTAAAAGTGTCCGCGGTGCTTATGGTGGGTATAAATTAGCCAAGCAGCCAGAAGAAATCACAGCTGGCGATATAATTCGTGTTTTAGAGGGACCAATTAGTCCAGTAGAAGTGTTAGATGATGAAGAACCTGCAAAGCGTGATCTTTGGATAAAAATTAGAGACGCTGTAAAGGGTGTTTTGGATACAACGACATTAGCGGATTTAGCGAATTTTAAAGAAGAAGGCGAACAGGACTATTACATGTTCTACATTTAA
- a CDS encoding replication-associated recombination protein A, with protein sequence MKKKPLAFRMRPTSIDEVIGQERLLGQGKLLRRMVEADQLSSMVLYGPPGTGKTSIASAIAGSSGQHYRILNATVHNKKDMETVVAEAKMYGSLILILDEVHRLDKAKQDFLLPHLESGLILLIGATTANPYHSINPAIRSRCHIFELEQLAPAEIEQALYRALEDKENGLGEEEIEIDSKAIAHLSLACGGDVRSGLNALELAVLSTAKDEKGIRHIKLETAEQSIQKKSIQHDKDGDGHYDVLSAFQKSIRGSDVHASLHYLARLLEAGDLISINRRLLVIAYEDIGLANPQAGSRTLTAIEAAERIGLPEARIPLANAVVELALSPKSNSAYKGIDAALAAIREGGNATIPLHLKDAHYQGAKNLGRGTEYKYPHDYEGGWVKQQYLPDAFKAHSYYEPNRDNKFENALASLYDKRK encoded by the coding sequence ATGAAAAAAAAACCACTAGCTTTTCGAATGAGGCCAACATCCATTGATGAAGTAATCGGTCAAGAGCGTTTACTTGGTCAAGGAAAGCTACTTAGACGGATGGTTGAAGCGGATCAATTGTCTTCCATGGTCTTATATGGTCCTCCCGGAACTGGAAAAACGTCCATTGCTAGCGCAATTGCTGGATCGAGTGGACAACATTATCGCATTCTTAACGCTACAGTTCATAATAAGAAAGATATGGAAACCGTTGTTGCTGAAGCAAAAATGTACGGTTCACTTATCTTAATTCTTGACGAAGTTCATCGCCTCGATAAAGCCAAACAAGACTTCTTACTCCCTCATTTAGAAAGTGGACTGATTCTTTTAATTGGTGCAACGACGGCAAACCCGTATCACTCCATTAATCCTGCCATTCGTAGTCGCTGTCATATTTTTGAATTGGAGCAACTTGCACCAGCTGAAATTGAACAAGCCCTTTACCGTGCGTTAGAAGATAAAGAAAATGGGTTAGGTGAAGAAGAGATCGAGATTGATTCAAAAGCGATTGCACACTTGTCACTTGCATGTGGAGGAGATGTTCGTTCAGGCTTAAACGCCCTCGAACTTGCGGTTCTATCTACCGCTAAAGACGAAAAAGGAATTCGTCATATAAAACTTGAAACTGCAGAACAGAGCATCCAGAAAAAAAGTATTCAACATGATAAAGATGGAGACGGGCATTACGATGTTTTATCGGCGTTTCAAAAATCAATCCGAGGCAGCGACGTTCACGCTAGTCTTCACTACCTTGCACGTTTACTTGAAGCTGGGGACTTAATAAGCATCAACCGGAGACTTCTAGTCATTGCTTATGAAGATATCGGACTTGCCAACCCGCAAGCAGGCTCCAGAACGCTAACTGCTATTGAGGCTGCGGAACGCATCGGCTTACCTGAAGCAAGAATCCCGCTGGCAAATGCAGTAGTCGAACTCGCCCTTTCACCTAAAAGCAACAGTGCGTATAAAGGAATCGACGCGGCTCTGGCTGCTATTCGTGAAGGAGGCAATGCCACCATTCCATTACATCTAAAAGACGCTCATTATCAAGGTGCCAAAAACCTTGGTCGCGGTACAGAATATAAGTATCCGCATGATTATGAAGGTGGATGGGTGAAGCAACAATATTTACCTGATGCTTTTAAAGCTCATTCTTATTATGAACCAAATCGTGACAACAAATTTGAAAATGCCCTTGCTTCTCTTTACGATAAGCGTAAATAA
- a CDS encoding RsfA family transcriptional regulator, protein MKVRQDAWSHEDDVLLADTVLNHIKEGSTQLKAFDEVGDALNRTSAACGFRWNAVVRQKHLRTIEEAKRERKMRKRMVSTQFFPSYQKPVQSKVEPVFSYVDEDEEAEPSIEAIISQLKKFDSNASSALKEENAALRQQLQLAKAQIAEMEKQLSRNKQEHSMIEEDYQSLISIMNRARRMAILEEDAEEHPMFRMESNGNLEKID, encoded by the coding sequence ATGAAAGTGAGACAAGATGCATGGTCGCATGAAGATGACGTTTTATTAGCCGATACCGTGCTTAATCATATAAAAGAAGGCAGCACTCAATTAAAAGCATTCGATGAAGTAGGAGATGCTCTAAATCGAACATCAGCAGCATGCGGCTTTCGGTGGAATGCAGTCGTACGCCAAAAACATTTACGTACAATTGAAGAAGCAAAACGTGAGCGGAAAATGCGCAAACGAATGGTATCGACTCAATTTTTTCCAAGCTATCAAAAGCCTGTTCAATCTAAAGTTGAACCTGTTTTTTCATACGTTGACGAAGATGAAGAAGCTGAACCATCGATTGAAGCGATTATTTCCCAATTAAAAAAATTTGACTCCAACGCTTCTTCTGCATTAAAAGAAGAAAATGCGGCGTTACGTCAACAACTTCAGCTTGCAAAAGCTCAAATAGCAGAGATGGAAAAGCAACTTTCCCGTAATAAACAGGAACATAGTATGATTGAAGAAGACTATCAATCCCTCATTTCCATTATGAATCGCGCACGAAGAATGGCGATTTTAGAAGAAGATGCTGAAGAACACCCTATGTTTCGAATGGAATCAAACGGAAACCTTGAAAAAATTGATTAA